gagagaaaaaagaaatccaaaaaaCCAACCTCTCAGATGTCATCATACAGAACAACATTCATGCTCTTTTTTCTGATTATTCCCTGCTATCTGGgcaatcaaaataaataatataaatagaTGTATCCCTGACACAGGAGCACACAGATGGAACACTCTgaaaaagctatttaaaataacaatatCACCTAGACTGGCATAACACACTTTTATATTCCAGGAtacaaaacaagaaattaagCTCTAAAAGAGCAGCAACATTCCAACTACTTTGTCTTATAAGACTACCAAAGGATAGGGTAAAGTCCTGACAGAGAAATGAGGGCACAACTGCCTAACGAGCACCAGGAGGGAGggttcccctgcagcagcacagccagtgcaGGCACAGCAACATCACCCAGCTCTCTGAAGGACTGAGTCCCTTGGGGTCTGTCTGCCCTCAATGTGGCAACTCCGCAGGTAGATTGCACTCTAACTAACCTTGTTACAAAGTCTTCTTTTTGTGCCTTAAAGGTATCTCCGGTGCACACGTGGATCCACTGAGGAATAGTAGTCTTGTTTCCCCGCAGAGGACTAGTAGTCAGTCCAATAATCTTATCTTCTGTCCTATGTAGATATGGTAGATCTTAATAGCCCTATGGATGTGCAGTGTGCAGGGTTTTGTTCTGTCTTGTTTTGTGTCTTGAATTTGGTCAAGAAGGATAATTTTGTTCAAGGTGAAAAAAAACTGTGGTATGAAAGATCAAATTCTTCTAAAAATTTTAGTATTAAAATAGGTATACCATACCAAACCTCCAGTTTGCCAAGCAGAACTGAAAAAGTGTATTCAACAAATAGCCCAATAACTTTCCAACCCCTAGAGTATCTGCAAGAAGTGAAGTTCCCCCACTGTATTTTTAATCAGTAAGAGAGAAAGCATATAAAATTAGTTTGCTGTTGGAACTGGATGTATTATTTCAGCTGTAATCTATTAGGTATAATCACATTCATACTGACTTTGCTTCCTGATTAAACACATGCACATTTTTGTGACTGAGTTTGTGTGGGCAACTGAGATGTGTTTTATGAGAATTCTTATCATGACAAAGTGAATCGCTTTACTGTTCAGAAAATCAAACATAATATCCAGTATTACTGAAGTGTTCTGGCAGTATTTGCTGAGGTTTAATCACTAACATTAAAACATgatcataattatttttatgtaagtATCAGAATCTAGATTAGGGAAGACAGAAAGCCAAGCCAAAGTGGTCTAGAGGCCCATTCCAGTattattggaaaataatttttgttttattaaaaccCCCTATTTATTGCATCTGCTCTGAAGTTTGTTTACTTGAACAGTAGGTGCACTCTACTGGTTTATATTAAGCTAATGCTCAGCTGGTGTTTAGGGCTGGTGGCTCCTTTCTTCAGCAAAGGTATCTCTGACACTGAAATTTGTGTCACAAAGCAAGTGCCCCCATTTTTGCTTTTTCGTTTTTCTTATAACCTTGGTTGCCATCTTCTATGGTATCTTAGTGAACAAGAAACCAGGACTTCTGAATTTTCAAAGTGTGGGACTAATTTAATGTGCAATTGTACACAAGTCTTGGTAAACtgttccttgggttttttttttgtgttaataTTCATGTTTATAAAGCAGTGTGAGATATCCAGATGAAAGGCACTACCATGAGTAGTTACAGCCTTTGCTGCTTACTTTTACAACTGCAGATCAGTGGTGGCTAATAAAGACAAGTAGATTCTGAAGACAAAATTCCCAGTGTAGCAAGTTAAGATTTAAATTTGAAGTTACTATTGTGCAAAAGCTACACACTTCAAATACATGAATCTCTGAAAGCTTTATTCTTAACTACCTATCTACAGCATCACACTGAAATATGACAATGCAACGGTGCTTAGAGCTTCAATACAGAAAGTCAATGTTGCCTTAGTAATTACTactgggttgggttttttccctccttccttccctcctcttttgtatttttttctgttagaagACTTTCCcatcaaagggaaaaaatcaccAACTTCTTCAGCATTACAGTCCTGTTCTAAGGCTTATTTGTGCTTTTACAAATGTTAGGATGGCACAGTCAAAAAAAAGGAACTGATTttcccaggtgggattttcaTCACAGCTCATAGCATCACCtcactgttttcatttctggcagaagaaagcagcaagcagaaaacaaaacagccaGCAAGGAAATCAGTCAagttaaaactaaaaatacttGAGATGTTGAAGAGAGTTCACTAGCTCCTCTATGGGAAGATTAATGAAAGAACTGAAAAGCTCAAAACCAGACCAAATttgaagaaataagaaaacagtTATTTATATGCATAGATAACAAACATTCAGGAGAATAGGACATTCTTCACCAAGTACCAGAAATCTGTTCATAAAGCAGGCAAAAAAATCAGGTAAGAATAGTAACAAATGGACAAATACAGGCTACAACACTGAATCTGAGTTTAAAGCCTGCACATCATTTCCACTGCCATTGAGCAAGCAACAAAACCCACTCTCTTACACggcaaaggaaaatgagagaagAATCAACACTAAAGGTGTCCCATACTGTAAGCCAGAATAATTGAAACAGTTCAAGGAAGTCAGGGAAGAGAAATACATGAGAAGCATCACCAACATTTTGGCAACTAATCCACTGGATAAATACAGAGAAGGGTCAAGCAGACAGGCCTATGCAACCCAGACACATGCACAGAGCACCTTTCATTCCAGAGAACCTCAAAAGTACCTTAGAAACACAATTGTTTCATCCATTACTGATGATCAGCCCATCAAGTGGGGTGGCTGTTTCGGACTGGCCATTAGTCAGCTCCCCACCAGAGCCAGAAGTATTACGTTCCTATAGAAGTTCCAAAAGACTTTTAAAGGGGGAAATTTAGCAGTGAATTAGTATATTCTCACAGAATGTGAATCTACAGTGTTCTCACTGTAGCTCTTTGTAATCCTACCTAAAGTTTCTGAGCTTCAGCCTCTGGTCACCGTGAATGCTGTGATACATGGCGCCCACAGCTACAAAACTGTTTCAAAGACTAACACAGCTTCCTGTTCAGACTCACCTGAATACTGACAAAGCAAGACTCACTCTGCttaaacaacaaacaaaaaaaaaacaaaaggagaaaagtgcAGGGGGAAGAGCAGGAGACTGGGGAGAAGGCATAAATTGTCATTTAGAGCATCACAAGGATTCTGCAGTATTTATCTTGAACTGCATTTATAGATTGgggaaaaatcttaaaagcactgttaaaagaataataaaggaAACATGATAGTGTTGGGAATTAATAGGTCATACAGGTGAGAAGCAAGGTACCAGCCCCCCACAAAACATGTACCTGCAAAGGGTAATTGCAAATATCCACTACGAGTAGGAATATAAGACATTCACTCTTAGAAAATGATGTTTACAGGCTTATGCTTTTCTAAAGGTAAACAGgtcttaaaatatataaaaatccTTGCACACTTCATCTGCAGGCAAACTGCAACAGGTAAGAGAAGGACACTGGGGTGTAGGTATGCACACACATGTAGTGACAGTAACTGGAAAGAACAAAATCCTTCAAATTGCTTACAGCAACACACACACCTCTCAGAATGAGGTCTGATTTGGTACTAAGAACTTTCAGGCACTCACTGAAAAGATAACAGCTTTTGAGACTCTAAGAAAAGATTCATTTCAGAACCTGCTAAGAACTCAGTCCTTATACAAACAtacctttttcttttgacttcctgtcttgttctctctctctgcttttgcttctgtGCTTGTAGGATTTTCGATCCCGGCTTTTTGACCGTCTCCTGTCCCTACTCCGAGACCTGTGTTTCCTTTCTGATCTATCGTGGCTTCTGCTTCTCTTCCGATCACGACTCCTTAACATTCAGAGAGAATTTCAAAACGTAAATCTCAGCTGCTATTCTCTATCTCAGAATATACAACAGTAAAAGAGCAGCACTTTAAAATACAGTGATTGCCTGCAGAAACCAAATCTTAACATATTGTATAGAAATATTTCCCAGTACGTAAGAAATATGCCTCTTTGTTTACTGAAACACTTAACTACATAGTTTAAAAGTATCTACAACCATGAAATAAAGACCAGCTGAAGGAAGAAACAAGAAACCATATTTTTGGGGAGGATTCTTTGTTTGCtgatgttgcggtgtgttgcaatgtcctgttttaaacttccgggtcccttcccaggtgtgcctatgcctctctccctgccccctcgcccccttgctgagtgtgccctgtcaatcaggtttAAGATTCCAGCAAGGCTCGTGTGGTTGGTCAGATTCAAAAGATGCTcctatgcccagaggtcattggcctgtctaagtgtcatcctcccttgagaccctgccccttcatctggttggtggctcacctgtcccctccccttcccctgtccccgagcttaaaaggtgaatgagaccatgcggcctccattctgttagcagcagttgccccggtttcagacctctgtaaccatggaataaacatctggcataaccctccagcagaatccactccttatttctcttcaccatcgccagaagctctctctcctgaggtaaacggagtccctgacaagcctggacttgcgtctgtgccccgctgcaatctccagcagccaaggtatctctggggtaaagcaccacagtgctgcctttggcccagcagcgagggtcagaactggcccaggcaccatctaactggttatattgggatcTTATTCCAATATGCTGAAAGCTCCCTCATAAAGCTGCTTCCACCACTATGGTTTCATCTTCCAAAAATGGAGAGAAGACAGTGACACTCAGCAAAAACTTGCTTATCCTTGGAACCAATAAGGTTTGTCTTCACTTGAGAAAAAACACCTAAGTGAAGCTAACAAACCATTGATGTGACTCAGGCTGACAGTAAGTCCCCACAAGATTTTTACCTTTTGGAAATTTACCTGAAAATACTTAAGAgacacacagccacacacagaggTACCTGCTTCGtcttctttctctgcttcttgACCTTTTGTGGTCTCGTGAGCGGCTGCACCTCCTGTCAGATGTCCTGCTGGAATGCCTGCTCCGGGAGCGGCTCCTTTTACGCCTCTCTCTGTCACGAGccctctctttctccttttcctcctcctcacgTCGTCTCTTCCTTTCCCGCTCTTCTCGTTCCCGctccctctctttctccctctcttctcgTTCTAGCTTCTCTTTTTTCAACCTTTCATCACGGTCAGgctcttctgttctttttcgTAACTTTTCCTTAAGAAAGGAAGTTCACAGGAAGAAATGAAGACTACTCAAGACACTTAAGCTTACAGATTCTGAGGATGTAAAAGCCTAAACTTTTAAAACAGGTCTGTTTTATCTTCCAAACAAAGGACAGTGCTTCCTAAAATCCCTGAAATGAAAATCCTTTGTCTTGCAGAACCTTTTCCTGCTTGTCACTCTCACAACAGAGGCCACACtacattttcttaaaaagacCATAAAAATTCCAACCTGAACCAACATCGCTGCTTGTATCTAATGTCACAACAAATTACATCAGTGAAAGCACAGTGCAGGATTCCATTTCTTGGGAGTGTTTCACCTTCTTGAGAAAATTCACTGGACAGCCTTTTATGTACGTCAGGAAATCTCCAAGCACTTTTCATTTCAATAACTGGAGGAAATACTTACTTTTAAATCTTCTACAGTAGCTTTTATTTTGGCATAACCCatgtgctgctttcccattaAGTGGTCATCTACCCTGGACTGTGCATCTCCTACAATTAAAAAGGCTCCACAAACTTCACAAACttccatttgtttttcctggGCTGCAAAGCTCTCAATTGTctgaaaaagaagaatatttgaTACGGCAAAAGAAAGTTTTAGTCAGTGAAGAGGTTTATAACTCTTTGTTACTGTTGTCAAATCCCAAGCTCTAGTGAAAGCTGAAATCACATCTGCGTGCTTTATCTCTGGTGCACTGCACCCCATCAcagcagagggagagaagaggCCATTCCCACATGGAAGGAGCCCATGAAAAACCACAGAACCATTACTCACTGCATTAACATGCACACAGTTGTACCTGCAGCTTCCTTGCAATatcagaaaaattaaagttttaagtttttcttttaaagctgttttaagATATCTTTGGCATCAACTGAAatgtcaggagctgcagaactACCATGGAATACATACACCTCAAGGAATCAAAAGGCTAGAATATTAcatcaagaaaaacaaaaataaaaaatactggcTTCTATTTAAAAGTATGGTGGTCAAATTAAACCACTGTTTCCAACAGACATATGAGAAGTACACTGAAATTTCAACATAAGCCCAGGTTCATGAATCATACAGCATGGACATAAACATGCTGTGTGCAACATTTAagagttcttaaaaaaaaaaagtaaccaTGCCTATCAACATTTTTACAAGTTTTTACTTCATTAAGTACACCCCAAAAAGTAAAAACTAACAATAGTCCCACATATATACCTcaaaaagtaacattttaaaaaaattaaggtatTCATCACATCTTTAATATGCTCATTCTCCCACAAATCAAACACTTGTTAAGAGAACACATCAAACATTAAAATGCATTCTTaaccaacaaaagaaaataataaaaatcacacCACAAATAAAGTCAAACAAAGCTTTATATGTTCTTAATTTCTTGAACAGCTGCTACAAAACCCAATCCACCAATTTTTAAGCACATTTCAAATAACACACAAgcaaaactaaaagaaaatatccctattttaataaaaacccttaagcaaaacaaattaaaagtcCTTTCCCAATTAGTCACTTAAAGCAAAAGGTATGCTTCAATCTCTTCAAGTAAAAAAATTGAGTCCCAATGAAAAACATCAAACCATATCACACCCAAGAACATGTTAACAAGACAAAGTTCAAATTAACCTCCTCAAAACTATTAcaccttttaaaaaacttttgcTATGAAAGCATTTCTACTAGAATTACCagttttttttaacaaaaacatttcttaattataaacaaattataaacaaaaccaacaacaaaattTTCAAACTTATAATCCTTCCAGCCATTGTTTCAATAAGCTGTAATCAAGAACTCTTCAGTGTTGCACAGAGCAACAAGAGCTCTTAAAATATGGTACAGACATAACTAAACTTAAGAATTCAAACTGAATTCTTAAAACAAGAATCTCAATTTGAGCATTTAATTAAACACCACAATAAAATCTTTAAACTTAAGCTCCTTTTTATTAACAAGAACTTGATACTTAACACATCCcctctggctcctgcagctctgagtcAGCCAGACGCTGTCACAGCCCTGACTCAAGCACTTTCTGCAACAGCTTCTCCAACAGTGCAATTCTAGTGCAGAGGTCACAGGGCAAAGCTTAACTGAGACCTCAACTAGAGGAAGGTGAAAGCTCTCCTCCAGGACTGCTGGCTGAATAATTTCATAATTTGTGTGCAGGAAGCCCACTCCCAAGATAGAATGCCTAATCAATACACTGGATTAACACAGCCACATGTCCTGTTACTGTGTAATGAATTCCACACAGACCTTGCATGCCTTCAGTGGAAGGACATGGTTATTGAGAATGCACTGTGCACAAACTTTGATATGTCTCACAGAACTATGAACACATGACTTACTGAAGTCGTAGACCTCAGCagttctctctcttcctttaaCTGTTCAACAAGTTTCATCATTCCTTGTGCTTCTTCCACCTTTCCTTCTGAACCTAGTTCTTCAATCtaaaaggcaataaaaacattaaaagtttattttttgatCAAGTAACAAAAGCAAGTGATCTCTCTCCTGGGGGTTAAAAAGCTCTCACCTGTTGAAGCAGTACATCAATTTTGTCAGTTAACACCTGAATCTTCTCCTCGTTTTTACCGGTAGGTCCACCTCCCTGTAAGAAGTGCAAGAGTgagttggggctttttttctttccttgttgttttttttttcttttgttaaaatagCTTAAACACACAAATGTATGTCTTCTCATATTCCAGAGACACCTTGGGAATAACCTCCcctggcctcttctcccacGAGAAGCTCCTAATAATAGTCTAGTCTACTATAAAACATTCCTCAACACAACTTACTCCACCCTTGTTAAGTCTAGTCACACTAATTCCTTCCCATTCAACAAAAATGTTCAAGATCCTGGCCCataaaaagtaagaaaactGTATTCAAAGTCCTAACTTTAAACTCTGACACTCCCATGCAGCTCTTACATATCTTTGCAGACATTTGAGTATGACTCAGAGGTTCTGTACACTTTACATTTCAAACTCTGACTGTAAAATGCAACAAGAATCTCACTTCAAAGATGTACTTGTTAGCAGTGTCCTCTCTGCAGGCTGCTAGAACAGGCTTTTTGCTGCACTCCCACCTCTGCTCCACAAGTGACATCTCTCAACTTGACACTGTCCACAGCTCCTTCTGAAGCAACTGGACTTTGTCCAGAACAGTGGGGTGGGGCAGCAGAAAGAGCAAGGCTGTCCTGGCAGCCACAAAACCCAGAGAGCACAGGCCacatgttgtggtgtgttgcaatgtcctgttttaccttctcccttcccccctcgctgagtgtgccctgtcaatcaggctgacataccagcaaggcatcatgtgattggtccctcaggcctgggggacattggcccctataggtgtccccagtcccttgagaccctgccccttcacctggttggtaactcacctgtcccctccccttcccctgtccccgagcttaaaaggtgaatgagaccatgcggcctctattctggtggcagcagttgCCCTGGTGCAGATatctctgtacccatggaataaacatctggcaaccctccagcagaatccactcctattttctcttcaccatcgccagaagctctctctcctgaggtaaacggagtcctgacaagcctggacttgctcagtgccctgctgcaatctccggCAGCcgaggtatctctggggtaaaacaccacagtgctgcctttggcccagcagcgagggtcagaactggcccaggcaccatctaactggttatattgggattcttattccaatagCCACACACACTGCTCCAAATCCTTCATGGGGAAAGACACAGCTTGCtactgcagggagggaggaatgtGCAACCAGAAGAGAGAACATAAACTGAGGTTGTCAGGGTAAAGGCAACACCTGACAGGTAGAGAGCAGATACTCATTCTGAGGAAACAAGAGATGGTGAGAACAGAGAGGGCTCTTGGTGACTCTGGAGTCACCTGCCTTGTCTATTAATGCCAGATACAATCTGCTGGCTAACAGgcaaaaaaatcttaattcaTCAGGAACCTTCTGGATAACAGTAAGTTTCATCTGAACAGGTAAGACCCTGAAGATCCTCCccacaggaaaagctgcctggctgagccctgcagacTCACCCCAGAGGACTGCTGGTTCTGTGAGAGGGCCAGGCGAGCGTGGCCCCTGCGGATCCTGCGCTCCACCTCTGCAAGCAAGCTCTGCAAATAGCGCAGGAAATCCCTCTCATAGCCCACCTTCATGAATCGAGAGCTCTTCTCATACCTgagaaaaggttttaaaaatgagaGTTCACATAAATCTGTAACAGATGAAAACTAAGTAATAAGACACACAGTATTATAAATTCTTGCTCACAGTAAGAGAATATTACATATTTAAATaagtaaatttttatttaaataaaaatttaaataaacttttgcaaataaaaagagCAAGTAATTCGTAATGTTTGGGCTGCTATTAAGAAATTGCAAAGATACCAGAAACTCCATTTACTTTAAGGTATCCAACAACAAACTTACTGTTTGCGTAGATTTTCATCATGAATTTTTTCACAAGGACCTAAGAAGACAACACAAAAAGCTTAAGTTTGCATTCCTAAATGTTGTACTCATATTCCACCAACATTTGTTTGTGCATCATGACAGAACAGAACTATAAACGTTTCACAAAGACTTTTATGCTTCTgcctttctgcttcctttgCTTGGAGCTTGAAAGacacactgaagaaaaagaatgcCAACATCATTAGGTAGTTATAAAAAAAGAGACTCAACACATGCAGTcatgataaaaaataaaatttccagaTCGAGTTTTACATCAGTAAATACAAACAATGTAATATCCTAAACACCtgggacttaaaaaaaaagaaaaattacatatGAAGGGAAATTTCATCAGGCACTTTCTAATTTCCAGGGTTCTCTGCAACACACTGGCTACTTAAAACAGATCTTCAGAGCAAATGAGGAGGTATG
This portion of the Zonotrichia leucophrys gambelii isolate GWCS_2022_RI chromosome 18, RI_Zleu_2.0, whole genome shotgun sequence genome encodes:
- the LUC7L3 gene encoding luc7-like protein 3 isoform X7; translation: MISAAQLLDELMGRDRNLAPDEKRSNVRWDHESVCKYYLCGFCPAELFTNTRSDLGPCEKIHDENLRKQYEKSSRFMKVGYERDFLRYLQSLLAEVERRIRRGHARLALSQNQQSSGGGGPTGKNEEKIQVLTDKIDVLLQQIEELGSEGKVEEAQGMMKLVEQLKEERELLRSTTSTIESFAAQEKQMEVCEVCGAFLIVGDAQSRVDDHLMGKQHMGYAKIKATVEDLKEKLRKRTEEPDRDERLKKEKLEREEREKEREREREERERKRRREEEEKEKERARDRERRKRSRSRSRHSSRTSDRRCSRSRDHKRSRSRERRRSRSRDRKRSRSHDRSERKHRSRSRDRRRSKSRDRKSYKHRSKSREREQDRKSKEKGQKIRLLD
- the LUC7L3 gene encoding luc7-like protein 3 isoform X6 codes for the protein MISAAQLLDELMGRDRNLAPDEKRSNVRWDHESVCKYYLCGFCPAELFTNTRSDLGPCEKIHDENLRKQYEKSSRFMKVGYERDFLRYLQSLLAEVERRIRRGHARLALSQNQQSSGGGGPTGKNEEKIQVLTDKIDVLLQQIEELGSEGKVEEAQGMMKLVEQLKEERELLRSTTSTIESFAAQEKQMEVCEVCGAFLIVGDAQSRVDDHLMGKQHMGYAKIKATVEDLKEKLRKRTEEPDRDERLKKEKLEREEREKEREREREERERKRRREEEEKEKERARDRERRKRSRSRSRHSSRTSDRRCSRSRDHKRSRSRERRRSRSRDRKRSRSHDRSERKHRSRSRDRRRSKSRDRKSYKHRSKSREREQDRKSKEKVQRKYAQMKMELSQVRRQTKAPSEGNDSVVLQNVLRTTM
- the LUC7L3 gene encoding luc7-like protein 3 isoform X2, whose amino-acid sequence is MISAAQLLDELMGRDRNLAPDEKRSNVRWDHESVCKYYLCGFCPAELFTNTRSDLGPCEKIHDENLRKQYEKSSRFMKVGYERDFLRYLQSLLAEVERRIRRGHARLALSQNQQSSGGGGPTGKNEEKIQVLTDKIDVLLQQIEELGSEGKVEEAQGMMKLVEQLKEERELLRSTTSTIESFAAQEKQMEVCEVCGAFLIVGDAQSRVDDHLMGKQHMGYAKIKATVEDLKEKLRKRTEEPDRDERLKKEKLEREEREKEREREREERERKRRREEEEKEKERARDRERRKRSRSRSRHSSRTSDRRCSRSRDHKRSRSRERRRSRSRDRKRSRSHDRSERKHRSRSRDRRRSKSRDRKSYKHRSKSREREQDRKSKEKEKRGSDDKKSSVKSSSREKQSEDTNTDSKESETKNEVNGTNEDIKSEVQRKYAQMKMELSQVRRQTKAPSEGNDSVVLQNVLSVGVVSGP
- the LUC7L3 gene encoding luc7-like protein 3 isoform X4, with product MISAAQLLDELMGRDRNLAPDEKRSNVRWDHESVCKYYLCGFCPAELFTNTRSDLGPCEKIHDENLRKQYEKSSRFMKVGYERDFLRYLQSLLAEVERRIRRGHARLALSQNQQSSGGGGPTGKNEEKIQVLTDKIDVLLQQIEELGSEGKVEEAQGMMKLVEQLKEERELLRSTTSTIESFAAQEKQMEVCEVCGAFLIVGDAQSRVDDHLMGKQHMGYAKIKATVEDLKEKLRKRTEEPDRDERLKKEKLEREEREKEREREREERERKRRREEEEKEKERARDRERRKRSRSRSRHSSRTSDRRCSRSRDHKRSRSRERRRSRSRDRKRSRSHDRSERKHRSRSRDRRRSKSRDRKSYKHRSKSREREQDRKSKEKVQRKYAQMKMELSQVRRQTKAPSEGNDSVVLQNVLRYIVLSQLFCSRLMPPLVCLFGTYL
- the LUC7L3 gene encoding luc7-like protein 3 isoform X1 yields the protein MISAAQLLDELMGRDRNLAPDEKRSNVRWDHESVCKYYLCGFCPAELFTNTRSDLGPCEKIHDENLRKQYEKSSRFMKVGYERDFLRYLQSLLAEVERRIRRGHARLALSQNQQSSGGGGPTGKNEEKIQVLTDKIDVLLQQIEELGSEGKVEEAQGMMKLVEQLKEERELLRSTTSTIESFAAQEKQMEVCEVCGAFLIVGDAQSRVDDHLMGKQHMGYAKIKATVEDLKEKLRKRTEEPDRDERLKKEKLEREEREKEREREREERERKRRREEEEKEKERARDRERRKRSRSRSRHSSRTSDRRCSRSRDHKRSRSRERRRSRSRDRKRSRSHDRSERKHRSRSRDRRRSKSRDRKSYKHRSKSREREQDRKSKEKEKRGSDDKKSSVKSSSREKQSEDTNTDSKESETKNEVNGTNEDIKSEVQRKYAQMKMELSQVRRQTKAPSEGNDSVVLQNVLRYIVLSQLFCSRLMPPLVCLFGTYL
- the LUC7L3 gene encoding luc7-like protein 3 isoform X3; translation: MISAAQLLDELMGRDRNLAPDEKRSNVRWDHESVCKYYLCGFCPAELFTNTRSDLGPCEKIHDENLRKQYEKSSRFMKVGYERDFLRYLQSLLAEVERRIRRGHARLALSQNQQSSGGGGPTGKNEEKIQVLTDKIDVLLQQIEELGSEGKVEEAQGMMKLVEQLKEERELLRSTTSTIESFAAQEKQMEVCEVCGAFLIVGDAQSRVDDHLMGKQHMGYAKIKATVEDLKEKLRKRTEEPDRDERLKKEKLEREEREKEREREREERERKRRREEEEKEKERARDRERRKRSRSRSRHSSRTSDRRCSRSRDHKRSRSRERRRSRSRDRKRSRSHDRSERKHRSRSRDRRRSKSRDRKSYKHRSKSREREQDRKSKEKEKRGSDDKKSSVKSSSREKQSEDTNTDSKESETKNEVNGTNEDIKSEVQRKYAQMKMELSQVRRQTKAPSEGNDSVVLQNVLRTTM
- the LUC7L3 gene encoding luc7-like protein 3 isoform X5 — its product is MISAAQLLDELMGRDRNLAPDEKRSNVRWDHESVCKYYLCGFCPAELFTNTRSDLGPCEKIHDENLRKQYEKSSRFMKVGYERDFLRYLQSLLAEVERRIRRGHARLALSQNQQSSGGGGPTGKNEEKIQVLTDKIDVLLQQIEELGSEGKVEEAQGMMKLVEQLKEERELLRSTTSTIESFAAQEKQMEVCEVCGAFLIVGDAQSRVDDHLMGKQHMGYAKIKATVEDLKEKLRKRTEEPDRDERLKKEKLEREEREKEREREREERERKRRREEEEKEKERARDRERRKRSRSRSRHSSRTSDRRCSRSRDHKRSRSRERRRSRSRDRKRSRSHDRSERKHRSRSRDRRRSKSRDRKSYKHRSKSREREQDRKSKEKEKRGSDDKKSSVKSSSREKQSEDTNTDSKESETKNEVNGTNEDIKSEGDTQSN